The following coding sequences are from one Saccharomyces eubayanus strain FM1318 chromosome VII, whole genome shotgun sequence window:
- the CCM1 gene encoding Ccm1p yields the protein MYMVRCGLKPNVPCLSLDLAFALSKQLINRRFRSTLQMEDDRNIMETLGKDKSISSEEVEFKLAQLREFTKNLKSRIHNVKSPKLASYKVNDAASISEEARTLDISRNISFENEAPVTENKGTGNLVSLIQSSFSEKVNYLVPKVIRERVADDDVLAKSILDKSQRNWAPIIDKLYTSGERLKNTDSKEMSVWLKDTIKVLPFHSILQLDEMLLEQIDGDVAKFNTHMYECIFNNLGNLRPSSSNQNATINDKVILKMKQLLERYDNTLKIIEERRAKNEGPPLRKPKMTQLIFNNCLKYSSKCSSFEDMEYFIVRFKDIYDISPNKQNLTTVIQFYSRKGEMTKQAWNTFDTMKFLSTKHFPDIRTYNTMLQVCEKEKNFPKALDLFQELQDHNIKPTTDTYIMMARVLATSSSNTIVSEGKPSSLRLLGWKYLHELEEKKLYRHKNDELNLFLAMMALAAYDGDVELSRALYYLFIGKKYKTVCAHWNGNISKDQDRIWKSVLLPEMLNYLMLAYANFDPRKLPVLSGYEKGIELRRRLLSEFDSAGRLDDTNKSVRFKLPFLPINSLTLEAQVLAESNAVWNFNLENGGTFHTLTSTNETIREAVKKDEQLFDSFARDANDLNDFKFRIMYEVAKRKKDDINVRVFNKISLYTYLTIPINLKHQQEFLRRLTVFTFQQHEFEAVIKRLYESYCNILLTDHIGQKCTSDGTISTNEVEIRKESTLRMDDIWYITCLKYKIMMDATMYELVMKAATEFQNEELAKKVWNDRGKFRTTTPFLQTDQRTRISKDQKFAHLMVEFFTKQGKYSDAMAIVLSSKNRFNWAYSMVRNLHKALEEIDDRNNVEILLDVVNKKSHANALKWEERELKF from the coding sequence ATGTACATGGTCAGATGTGGCCTCAAACCTAATGTACCGTGTCTTTCACTTGACCTGGCCTTTGCGCTATCGAAACAACTCATAAATAGGCGTTTTAGATCTACCTTACAAATGGAAGATGATAGAAATATAATGGAAACCCTCGGCAAAGACAAAAGTATATCCTCCGAAGAAGTTGAGTTTAAGTTAGCACAACTAAGGGAATTTACCAAGAACCTAAAGAGCCGTATTCACAATGTCAAGTCGCCAAAGTTAGCTAGTTATAAAGTCAACGATGCGGCGTCAATATCTGAGGAAGCTAGAACTCTCGATATTAGCAGAAACATCTCTTTCGAAAATGAAGCACCTGTAACTGAGAATAAGGGTACCGGAAATCTGGTCAGTTTGATCcaatcttcattttcagaGAAGGTTAATTATCTTGTACCGAAAGTAATAAGAGAAAGAGTAGCCGATGACGACGTTCTTGCGAAAAGTATTCTCGACAAATCTCAGAGGAACTGGGCACCTATCATAGATAAACTTTATACCAGTGGTGAAAGACTAAAAAACACTGATTCCAAGGAAATGTCCGTTTGGTTAAAGGATACAATAAAAGTTTTGCCATTCCATAGTATCCTTCAATTGGATGAAATGCTGTTGGAGCAAATTGACGGAGACGTTGCTAAATTCAACACTCATATGTATGAATGcattttcaacaatttAGGGAACTTAAGACCAAGCAGCTCGAATCAGAATGCTACTATTAACGACAAAGTCATActcaaaatgaaacaattaCTAGAGAGGTATGATAACACCTTGAAAATAATTGAAGAGAGACGTGCTAAAAATGAAGGACCACCTCTGCGAAAACCAAAGATGACCCAACTAATATTCAATAACTGCCTAAAATACTCAAGCAAATGCTCGAGCTTCGAAGACATGGAGTATTTCATTGTAAGGTTTAAGGATATTTATGACATATCgccaaacaaacaaaacttAACTACCGTGATACAATTCTATTCTAGAAAGGGGGAAATGACTAAACAAGCTTGGAATACTTTTGACacaatgaaatttttatccACAAAACACTTCCCTGACATACGCACATATAACACCATGCTACAAGTATgtgaaaaggaaaagaattttCCAAAGGCCTTAGATTTATTTcaagaattacaagaccatAATATCAAACCCACAACTGACACTTATATAATGATGGCGAGGGTTTTAGCTACTTCAAGCAGTAATACCATTGTAAGTGAGGGCAAACCAAGCTCTCTAAGACTGTTGGGATGGAAATATCTTCATGAgttagaagaaaaaaagctttatAGACACAAAAATGATGAGTTAAACTTATTTCTGGCTATGATGGCATTAGCCGCATATGACGGTGACGTCGAGTTGAGTAGAGCTCTGTATTACTTATTTATTGGGAAAAAGTACAAAACTGTTTGCGCACATTGGAATGGAAACATTTCCAAAGACCAAGACAGGATATGGAAATCTGTTTTGTTACCCGAGATGCTAAATTACTTAATGCTTGCTTATGCAAACTTTGATCCTAGAAAATTGCCAGTGTTATCTGGCTACGAGAAAGGTATTGAGTTGAGAAGGAGATTGTTAAGTGAGTTCGACTCCGCCGGAAGATTGGATGATACTAACAAGTCTGTCAGATTTAAGTTGccatttcttccaattAATAGTTTGACTTTAGAAGCGCAAGTACTGGCGGAATCTAATGCAGTTTGGAATTTCAACCTCGAAAATGGAGGAACATTTCATACATTGACATCTACGAATGAAACAATACGAGAAGcagtaaaaaaagatgaacaGTTGTTCGATTCTTTTGCCAGGGATGCAAATGATTTAaatgatttcaaatttagAATCATGTATGAAGTGGctaaaaggaaaaaggatGACATTAACGTCAGAGTGTTCAAcaaaatatctttataCACTTATTTGACAATACCCATAAACTTAAAGCATCAACAAGAATTCCTGCGAAGGTTAACAGTCTTCACTTTTCAACAACATGAATTTGAAGCTGTCATAAAACGATTATATGAGAGTTATTGTAACATTCTCTTGACTGATCATATCGGTCAAAAATGTACGTCAGATGGAACCATTTCCACAAACGAGGTCGAGATAAGGAAAGAGTCAACGTTGAGAATGGATGATATATGGTACATCACCTGTCtgaaatataaaattatGATGGATGCCACGATGTACGAATTGGTAATGAAAGCTGCGAcggaatttcaaaatgagGAATTAGCTAAAAAAGTATGGAACGACAGGGGTAAGTTCAGGACGACTACGCCGTTTTTACAAACTGACCAAAGAACTAGGATATCAAAGGACCAGAAATTTGCACACTTGATGGtcgaatttttcacaaaaCAGGGAAAATATTCTGATGCAATGGCTATCGTTCTATCTTCCAAAAATCGTTTCAATTGGGCGTATTCTATGGTCAGGAACTTGCACAAGGCCCTGGAAGAAATCGATGATAGAAATAATGTTGAGATCTTACTTGATGTGGTTAATAAGAAATCGCATGCAAATGCATTAAAGTGGGAAGAGCGGGAGCTCAAGTTCTAA
- the RPL24B gene encoding 60S ribosomal protein eL24 — MKVEIDSFSGNRIYPGRGTLFVRGDSKIFRFQNSKSASLFKQRKNPRRIAWTVLFRKHHKKGITEEVAKKRSRKTVKAQRPITGASLDLIKERRALKPEVRKANRDEKLKADKEKKKADKAARKAEKAKSVGTQGSKFSKQQAKGAFQKVAATSR, encoded by the coding sequence ATGAAGGTTGAAATCGATTCCTTTTCAGGTAACAGAATCTACCCAGGTAGAGGTACTTTGTTTGTCCGTGGTGACTCCAAGATCTTCAGATTCCAAAACTCCAAATCTGCTTCTTTGTTcaagcaaagaaagaaccCAAGAAGAATTGCTTGGACTGTCTTGTTCAGAAAGCACCACAAGAAAGGTATCACTGAAGAAGTTGCCAAGAAGAGATCTAGAAAGACCGTCAAGGCCCAAAGACCAATCACTGGTGCTTCTTTGGACTTGATCAAGGAAAGAAGAGCTTTGAAGCCAGAAGTTAGAAAGGCTAACAGAgacgaaaaattgaaggctgacaaggaaaagaagaaggctGACAAGGCTGCCAGAAAGGCTGAAAAGGCTAAGTCTGTTGGTACTCAAGGTTCCAAATTCTCCAAGCAACAAGCCAAGGGTGCCTTCCAAAAGGTCGCTGCCACTTCCCGTTAA
- the NAT2 gene encoding Nat2p, translating into MMVPRNNPLLVFNRLFLRCRGVSSPMQRNLCQIPHRNLSFSCTPLGENPLLRSATNISLVRNKRFYSGGGKNNEFKEDETKSEERKKDEPRGIKGLMAKYGYSALIVYILLTCIDLPLCFLGVHSLGEEKIKIYLNRGKQLIGMDGSDESKVIEEVRKKQARREAIQAKNANDVEDASKKTLNERWQEMKDSTLLAELLIAYGVHKSLIIVRVPLTALLTPSFVRFLQKFGIDLMKKQKKAFQMMASEAKLRYKGNNPSDFIKNESTSALEITRRKPKTKGQKWFNGLM; encoded by the coding sequence ATGATGGTGCCTAGAAATAATCCGCTACTAGTTTTCAATAGGCTATTCCTTCGATGCCGGGGTGTGAGTTCACCAATGCAGAGAAACTTATGTCAGATACCACACAGGAACCTCAGTTTTTCCTGTACGCCATTAGGAGAGAACCCTTTACTACGATCTGCGACCAATATTTCGTTGGTGCGGAACAAAAGGTTCTACAGCGGTGGGGGGAAGAACAACGAGTTTaaggaagatgaaactaaaagtgaagaaagaaagaaagatgaaCCGCGCGGTATCAAAGGGTTGATGGCCAAATACGGTTATTCTGCATTGATCGTATATATCCTGTTAACATGTATTGATTTGCCCCTATGTTTCTTAGGAGTCCATTCACTAGGtgaggaaaaaatcaagataTATCTGAATAGAGGTAAGCAGCTAATTGGGATGGACGGGTCAGATGAAAGCAAAGTGATCGAAGAAGTGAGGAAGAAGCAAGCCCGCCGCGAAGCCATCCAGGCGAAAAACGCCAATGATGTAGAGGACGCGTCGAAGAAGACGCTCAATGAAAGATGGCAAGAGATGAAGGACAGCACGCTGTTAGCAGAACTGCTGATCGCGTACGGTGTACACAAGAGTTTAATCATCGTAAGAGTGCCCCTGACGGCACTGCTAACACCATCCTTCGTCAGATTCTTGCAGAAGTTTGGCATCGACCTAatgaagaagcagaagaaagCATTCCAAATGATGGCCTCGGAAGCTAAATTAAGGTACAAGGGGAACAACCCTAGCGATTTCATAAAGAACGAGAGCACAAGCGCACTGGAAATTACGAGGCGCAAACCAAAAACTAAGGGCCAGAAATGGTTCAATGGCCTAATGTAA
- the ECL1 gene encoding Ecl1p, which translates to MSTAFNDYCTVCDRLIPSSPQKTNNSNKKIQRDNETKNNSQSDKLYCSEDCKLKDSNPLNEKLLSHLHKKIKTSHSQDLTPPFSYSKNITASNLFEPATSLSSSPSSSTIPFDELDKLDSLLISPLLLPQDGVANAKKEFHSTHVNGYDDTNEHYLNLTDCLKLDSGYQLHSKAHLGYENDLPRSNDTNDNSLISDQIIENNYNLWFRLSSS; encoded by the coding sequence ATGAGCACCGCATTCAACGATTACTGCACTGTTTGTGATCGTCTTATTCCTTCATCTCCacagaaaacaaacaatagcaataaGAAAATCCAAAGGGACAATGAAACCAAGAACAATTCGCAGTCGGATAAACTGTATTGCTCCGAAGATTGTAAGCTCAAGGACTCAAACCCTTTAAATGAGAAGCTATTGTCTCACCTACacaagaagataaagaCTTCTCATTCGCAAGATCTCACCCCTCCGTTTTCATAttccaaaaatataacTGCATCAAACCTTTTCGAGCCGGCCActtcattatcttcttctccatCGTCATCAACTATTCCCTTTGACGAATTGGATAAGTTAGATTCTTTGCTCATTTCCCCATTGCTGCTGCCCCAAGATGGTGTCGCAAACGCTAAAAAGGAATTCCATTCCACTCACGTCAACGGCTACGACGATACTAATGAACACTATTTGAACCTAACCGACTGTCTCAAACTCGACTCCGGCTACCAATTGCATTCAAAGGCACACTTGGGCTACGAAAATGATTTACCAAGGTCAAACGATACCAATGACAATAGTTTGATCTCGGATcaaatcattgaaaacaacTACAACCTATGGTTTAGACTATCTTCTAGTTAG
- the GPC1 gene encoding glycerophosphocholine acyltransferase produces MKKLDNDEMEDETNNSVSLTSLLEFLDPIASKVVSKYYHGSNLSRAEQKLRNFEGFRRRKPRKEHHSHLHHLNRSRSFLQLEDFKVKALQRIKNLDEPLDSIFFKNSSRLEKAFYPFTLFNVFFIGFLMGRFPEWFHIYYTMLFFVLMPIRFYTYYKTKNHYFLADFCYFVNILCLLFIWIFPHSSSLFQSCFAFTFGTLCFAVITWRNSLVIHSIDKTTSCFIHIIPPCVMYVIYHGLPLDYKIDRFPGAIIQSSLDIKKNILWTSLYYLIWQCLYHYFITLKKSNKIKSGERMTSFEYLTTHQFKNFWAVKLRSPWPMVIYTLSQYFYQLFTMLLCGIWIRYKLAAALFLIIVFLWAAHNGATYYIDHYGKNFEKEVDRLRLEVENLQQKLQPDSDAVSDASVNDKDFLTVDHNEEDDSSSTSSKSN; encoded by the coding sequence atgaaaaaattagacAATGATGAGATGGAGGATGAAACAAATAATTCTGTCTCACTAACGAGTCTTTTAGAATTTCTCGATCCGATAGCGTCAAAAGTCGTTTCCAAATATTACCATGGCTCGAATCTTTCCAGAGCAGAACAGAAATtgagaaattttgaagGTTTTAGAAGACGTAAACCGCGCAAGGAACATCATAGCCATCTGCACCATCTGAATAGGAGTCGTTCCTTTCTGCAGCTAGAAGATTTTAAAGTGAAAGCTTTACAAAGAATTAAGAATTTAGATGAGCCTCTagattccatttttttcaaaaatagcTCGAGATTAGAGAAAGCGTTCTACCCGTTTACATTAtttaatgttttttttattgggTTTTTGATGGGTAGGTTCCCAGAATGGTTTCACATTTATTATACcatgcttttttttgtcctAATGCCCATTCGATTTTACACATATtataaaaccaaaaatcaTTACTTTTTGGCTGACTTTTGTTATTTTGTGAATATTTTATGCCTACTGTTCATTTGGATTTTCCCACATTCTTCTAGTCTTTTCCAATCGTGTTTTGCATTCACTTTTGGAACGTTATGTTTTGCTGTTATCACTTGGAGAAATTCTCTAGTAATACATTCAATTGATAAAACTACCTCATGTTTCATCCACATCATACCTCCTTGTGTCATGTATGTTATCTATCATGGATTGCCGCTTGACTACAAGATTGATAGATTCCCAGGGGCAATCATTCAAAGTTCATTGgatatcaaaaagaacattCTTTGGACATCCCTTTACTACTTGATTTGGCAATGCCTATACCATTACTTCattactttgaaaaagtccAACAAAATCAAGTCCGGTGAAAGAATGACAAGTTTTGAGTACTTAACCACTCACCAGTTCAAAAACTTCTGGGCAGTTAAATTGAGATCACCTTGGCCGATGGTGATTTATACACTCTCTCAATACTTCTACCAGTTATTTACCATGTTATTATGTGGTATATGGATTCGTTACAAGCTAGCTGCAGCTCTATTTTTAATCATTGTATTCCTTTGGGCAGCCCATAATGGGGCTACCTATTATATTGATCATTACGGGAAAAATTTCGAGAAGGAAGTTGATAGGCTACGTCTTGAAGTCGAAAATTTACAGCAAAAGTTACAACCTGATTCGGATGCGGTTTCTGATGCATCTGTGAATGACAAAGACTTTTTAACTGTCGATcataatgaagaagacgattCATCGAGTACGTCCTCAAAAAGTAATTAA
- the RSR1 gene encoding Ras family GTPase RSR1, protein MRDYKLVVLGAGGVGKSCLTVQFVQGVYLDTYDPTIEDSYRKNIEIDNKVFDLEILDTAGIAQFTAMRELYIKSGMGFLLVYSVTDRQSLEELMELREQVLRIKDSDRVPMVLIGNKADLNNERVISVEEGIEVSSKWGRVPFYETSALLRSNVDEVFVDLVRQIIRNEMESVAIKDARNQSQQFDMNHASSSRLPSSAKKDTKQSKNKQSSRDLYNKSSHGQAKTKKSTSVNEKRKPSHPASKPGVTNRTDSNSSLQQKMKKKKNSSCSIL, encoded by the coding sequence ATGAGAGACTACAAATTGGTGGTATTAGGTGCAGGTGGTGTTGGTAAATCCTGTTTGACTGTACAATTTGTACAAGGAGTTTATTTGGATACGTATGATCCAACAATCGAAGATTCCTACAGGAAGAACATCGAGATCGATAATAAAGTTTTCGATCTGGAAATCCTAGACACAGCAGGGATTGCGCAATTCACAGCGATGCGAGAACTGTATATAAAATCAGGAATGGGTTTCCTCTTGGTGTATTCAGTAACGGACCGACAATCTTTAGAAGAACTGATGGAATTAAGAGAACAAGTTTTGAGAATCAAAGATTCCGACCGTGTTCCAATGGTCCTAATAGGTAATAAAGCCGATCTAAACAATGAAAGGGTAATAAGCGTAGAAGAGGGAATTGAAGTAAGCAGTAAATGGGGCAGAGTCCCATTTTATGAAACCAGCGCTTTATTGAGAAGTAATGTCGACGAAGTGTTTGTGGATCTGGTGAGACAAATCATTCGGAATGAAATGGAAAGTGTTGCCATTAAAGACGCAAGAAATCAAAGCCAACAGTTTGATATGAACCACGCTTCATCGTCTAGGCTTCCTAGCTctgcaaaaaaagatacaaagcaatcaaaaaataaacaatcaTCCAGAGATTTATATAATAAGTCATCACATGGCCAAgccaagacaaaaaaatctacATCAGTTAATGAAAAGCGTAAACCATCACACCCAGCTTCTAAACCCGGGGTTACCAACAGAACAGATTCTAACTCATCTTTACagcaaaaaatgaagaaaaagaagaactcATCATGCAGTATTTTGTAA